A single window of Rhizobium sp. SL42 DNA harbors:
- the mutL gene encoding DNA mismatch repair endonuclease MutL — MMIKQLSETLINQIAAGEVIERPASAAKELIENAIDAGATRIEVATAGGGKTLLRIVDNGCGMGPEDLELSIRRHCTSKISQTLFDIRSLGFRGEALPSIGSVAKLTITSRPAGATAGAEISVQGGKVGAVRPAAANPGTTVEVRDLFFATPARLKFLKTEKAEAAAITEIVKRMAIAFPGIRFVLSGTDRSTLEFPSTGDDHLARIAQILGSDFRDNAIALDAEREDVRLTGFAGVPTFNRGNSAHQYAFVNGRPVQDKQILSAIRGAYAETIPHGRYPVAVLSLALDPALVDVNVHPAKSDVRFRDPGLVRGLIVGAVRQALQREGDRSATTGAGGMLRAFRPGFSPQPSANWSAGTSPYRPFNNDPASMTSAPSSPNTSQSFTFAEAGQAAFETLSQPAARSEAPAAVSAAEPARQFPLGAARAQVHANYIVAQTGDGLVIVDQHAAHERLVFEQMRKALTGRRLPSQGLLIPEIIDLPEEDCDRLMMHAQALEQLGLAVERFGPGAVAVRETPAMLGEMDVTGLIRDLADEIAEWDTADRLSARLEHVAATMACHGSVRSGRQLRVEEMNALLRQMEQTPGSGQCNHGRPTYVELKLSDIERLFGRS, encoded by the coding sequence ATGATGATCAAGCAGCTCTCAGAAACCCTGATCAACCAGATTGCCGCCGGCGAGGTCATCGAACGACCGGCCAGCGCGGCCAAGGAGCTGATCGAAAACGCCATCGATGCGGGGGCAACCCGGATCGAAGTCGCGACAGCGGGTGGCGGCAAGACATTGCTGCGTATTGTCGACAATGGCTGCGGCATGGGGCCGGAGGATCTGGAGCTGTCGATCCGCCGGCACTGCACCTCGAAGATCAGCCAGACCCTGTTCGACATCCGCTCATTGGGCTTTCGCGGCGAGGCCCTGCCCTCGATCGGCTCGGTCGCGAAGCTGACGATCACCAGCCGGCCGGCCGGTGCAACGGCGGGTGCGGAAATCTCCGTACAAGGCGGCAAGGTTGGCGCGGTCAGGCCGGCCGCTGCCAATCCCGGTACGACGGTCGAGGTTCGCGACCTGTTCTTTGCCACCCCTGCCCGGCTGAAATTCCTGAAGACGGAAAAGGCGGAAGCCGCAGCGATCACCGAAATCGTCAAGCGCATGGCGATCGCCTTTCCCGGCATCCGCTTCGTCCTCTCGGGTACCGACCGGTCGACGCTGGAGTTTCCCTCCACCGGCGACGATCACTTGGCCCGCATCGCCCAGATCCTCGGTTCCGACTTTCGCGACAATGCTATTGCGCTCGATGCCGAGCGCGAAGATGTGCGCCTGACCGGATTTGCCGGCGTGCCGACCTTCAACCGTGGCAACTCGGCGCATCAATATGCCTTCGTCAACGGGCGTCCGGTGCAGGACAAGCAGATCCTGTCGGCCATTCGCGGCGCCTATGCCGAAACCATTCCGCACGGGCGCTACCCGGTTGCGGTATTGTCGCTGGCGCTTGACCCGGCCCTGGTCGATGTCAACGTGCATCCGGCGAAGTCGGACGTACGCTTCCGCGATCCGGGCCTGGTCCGCGGACTGATTGTCGGCGCCGTGCGCCAGGCACTGCAGCGTGAGGGGGACAGGTCGGCGACAACGGGCGCCGGCGGCATGCTGCGGGCATTTCGCCCCGGCTTCAGCCCGCAGCCATCGGCGAACTGGTCTGCCGGCACATCCCCCTATCGACCGTTCAACAATGATCCTGCGTCCATGACATCGGCCCCCTCGTCGCCGAATACCAGCCAAAGCTTTACCTTTGCCGAAGCGGGCCAGGCGGCATTCGAAACCCTGAGCCAGCCAGCGGCACGCAGCGAGGCGCCGGCGGCTGTTTCGGCGGCGGAACCCGCGCGCCAATTTCCGCTTGGCGCCGCCAGGGCGCAGGTGCATGCCAACTACATCGTTGCCCAGACGGGCGATGGACTGGTGATCGTCGACCAGCATGCCGCGCATGAGCGTCTGGTGTTCGAGCAGATGCGCAAGGCGCTGACTGGCCGCCGACTTCCATCGCAAGGCCTCCTGATCCCGGAGATCATCGACCTGCCGGAGGAAGACTGCGACCGGCTGATGATGCATGCGCAGGCGCTGGAGCAATTGGGGCTCGCCGTCGAACGCTTCGGACCGGGCGCCGTTGCGGTGCGCGAAACACCGGCCATGCTGGGCGAAATGGATGTGACCGGACTGATCAGGGATCTGGCGGACGAGATTGCCGAATGGGACACGGCCGACCGGCTCTCGGCACGGCTCGAGCATGTCGCCGCGACCATGGCCTGCCACGGCTCCGTGCGGTCGGGCCGGCAATTGCGCGTCGAGGAAATGAACGCGCTGCTGCGCCAGATGGAGCAGACGCCCGGTTCGGGCCAGTGCAACCATGGCCGGCCAACCTATGTCGAGCTCAAGCTGTCGGATATCGAACGCTTGTTTGGCCGCAGTTGA
- a CDS encoding response regulator produces MSEFPPVPGENRGHNGIAGETSDSFLQAAMLDAVSEALNAAFLVYDRNDQLIFASRAVRNFVPAPSSFFEPGTRLRDFLAGAYDNGWRDQGENAAQSRDEWLSRQISAHWKERSEQQFCDDSRRWTRYSKRRLPSGYGICVITDITEQKKREDQWRADLERVQLTEEILDNLAHPVFVQDRSLQLVAVNKVFCAAMAVGADNALGGSLNAIFEAELATTLTNVSRHVLDTGMSSSVTLNMRLYGDPSRPILTHVQRVGKPGRYFVVASLGEVGSMATTVEIDTGLTGGTPSKLSPVVDPKLDQRLRGRKALLVTSDREFEAAALNTLEILGLDSCCVRNDDELDAFLNVALSVGVAIDLAIVDVQMDVRCLELIQTVDVDYITMDGYQLSTELAFTVLDRLTALQAAPSPVDDWEITTEESVEPLKPSTSPSLVLVAEDNEINQIVFAQILEGLGYAYRIAATGEEVVRLWQELAPAIVLMDVTLPDINGFDAARRIRELEHATLITTPIIGVLSQAFERDREGCYSAGMNDVILKPLSPDIIDAALTRLVPSIAKLASLA; encoded by the coding sequence GTGAGCGAGTTTCCACCGGTCCCCGGCGAAAACAGGGGACATAACGGAATAGCGGGCGAGACATCAGACAGCTTTCTCCAGGCTGCGATGCTTGACGCCGTATCGGAAGCGCTGAATGCCGCCTTTCTCGTCTACGACCGCAATGACCAGCTGATCTTCGCCAGTCGCGCCGTGCGAAACTTTGTGCCGGCGCCGTCGAGTTTCTTTGAGCCCGGGACGCGGCTACGCGATTTCCTCGCCGGCGCCTACGACAATGGCTGGCGCGATCAGGGGGAAAACGCCGCCCAGAGCCGTGATGAATGGCTGAGCCGGCAGATATCCGCCCACTGGAAGGAGCGCTCCGAACAGCAGTTCTGTGACGATTCCAGGCGCTGGACCCGCTATTCCAAGCGCCGTCTGCCCTCCGGCTACGGCATCTGCGTCATCACCGACATCACCGAGCAGAAGAAGCGCGAGGACCAGTGGCGCGCCGATCTGGAGCGGGTGCAGCTGACCGAGGAAATCCTCGACAACCTGGCGCATCCGGTCTTTGTTCAGGACCGCAGCCTCCAGCTTGTCGCCGTCAACAAGGTTTTCTGCGCGGCAATGGCGGTCGGAGCCGATAATGCGCTCGGCGGCAGCCTGAACGCGATTTTCGAGGCGGAACTCGCCACGACCCTGACCAATGTCAGCCGGCACGTGTTGGACACCGGCATGAGTTCGTCCGTGACGCTGAACATGCGCCTCTACGGCGATCCGTCCCGGCCGATACTGACCCATGTCCAGCGTGTCGGAAAACCCGGTCGATACTTCGTCGTCGCCAGCCTCGGCGAGGTCGGCTCGATGGCAACGACCGTCGAAATCGACACTGGCCTGACGGGCGGTACTCCGAGCAAACTGTCACCGGTCGTGGACCCGAAACTCGATCAGCGGCTACGTGGCCGAAAGGCGCTGCTTGTCACCAGCGATCGGGAGTTCGAGGCCGCCGCACTTAACACGCTTGAGATCCTCGGTCTCGACAGTTGCTGCGTCCGCAATGACGACGAGCTGGATGCCTTCCTCAATGTCGCCCTGTCCGTCGGCGTTGCCATCGATCTTGCCATCGTCGATGTCCAGATGGATGTCCGTTGCCTTGAGCTGATCCAGACCGTCGATGTCGACTACATCACCATGGACGGTTATCAGCTGTCGACCGAACTGGCTTTCACCGTCCTCGATCGCCTGACGGCCCTGCAGGCGGCGCCGTCCCCGGTCGATGACTGGGAGATCACCACCGAAGAGAGCGTCGAGCCGCTCAAGCCCTCGACATCTCCGTCGCTGGTGCTGGTGGCGGAAGACAACGAGATCAACCAGATCGTCTTTGCCCAGATCCTCGAAGGGCTGGGCTATGCCTATCGCATCGCCGCAACCGGCGAAGAAGTCGTGCGGCTTTGGCAGGAACTCGCTCCGGCGATCGTTCTGATGGATGTGACGCTGCCGGATATCAACGGTTTCGACGCAGCCCGCCGTATTCGCGAGCTGGAGCATGCCACCCTGATCACGACACCGATCATCGGCGTGCTGAGCCAGGCTTTCGAGCGTGACCGTGAAGGTTGCTATTCGGCCGGCATGAACGACGTGATCTTGAAGCCCCTGAGCCCCGATATAATTGATGCGGCGCTGACACGTCTTGTGCCGAGCATAGCCAAGCTCGCTTCTCTGGCTTGA
- a CDS encoding DUF2093 domain-containing protein, translating into MNRFEGSGNREAKIRYLDADFQILAPGSHVVCAMTGRPILIDELKYWSVARQEAYVDAAASLDAEKRAGALPNQSR; encoded by the coding sequence ATGAACCGTTTCGAAGGCAGCGGCAACCGCGAGGCCAAGATCCGCTATCTCGACGCGGACTTCCAGATTCTGGCGCCCGGCAGCCATGTCGTCTGCGCCATGACCGGCCGGCCGATCCTGATCGACGAACTGAAATACTGGAGCGTGGCGCGGCAGGAAGCCTATGTGGATGCGGCGGCTTCGCTTGATGCGGAAAAACGCGCCGGGGCATTGCCGAACCAGTCTCGCTGA
- the waaA gene encoding lipid IV(A) 3-deoxy-D-manno-octulosonic acid transferase, with amino-acid sequence MALSDGLAKIAVASYGWLGLVAYPLSRPLLAYRAAKGKEDRARRNERFGHASLARPMGPMVWIHAASVGETVAVVPLMRELRRRDIHVLLTTGTVTSAEVARNRLGDTVLHQYVPLDLLPAVRRFLDYWQPDVAIGVESEIWPATLMELHRRQIPQILVNARMSDRSIDRWMRYKSVAEALFGKLALVIAQSDVDAERFRDLGAWPVGISGNIKVDSDAPPCDEAVLARYMQQIGTRKTWASISTFEGEEKIAAMVHRALKAHTGLLSIVVPRHPERSDEIEAMMVEKGLNVARRTRGDVITAETDVFLGDTIGEMGLYLRMTDIAFVGRSLSADGGQNPLEPAMLGCAILSGPQVSNFRESYQRLVRNGSARIVRDAEMLAKAVHFLMTNDLARTKMMEAGTESMQEMRGALTATLKALEPYISPLSVKAKLEPRTASQS; translated from the coding sequence ATGGCGCTAAGCGACGGTTTGGCAAAGATCGCTGTCGCCTCCTACGGATGGCTGGGGCTGGTTGCCTATCCGCTGTCTCGGCCGTTGCTTGCCTATCGTGCGGCCAAGGGCAAGGAAGACCGCGCGCGCCGCAACGAGCGTTTTGGTCACGCCAGTCTGGCTCGGCCCATGGGCCCCATGGTCTGGATCCATGCAGCCAGCGTGGGCGAAACCGTCGCGGTCGTGCCCCTGATGCGCGAGCTTCGCCGTCGTGATATCCATGTCTTGCTGACCACAGGCACGGTGACCTCGGCGGAAGTCGCCCGCAATCGTCTGGGCGATACGGTCCTGCATCAATATGTGCCGCTCGACCTTCTGCCGGCCGTGCGCCGCTTTCTCGATTACTGGCAGCCCGACGTGGCGATCGGCGTCGAATCCGAAATCTGGCCGGCGACCCTGATGGAACTTCATCGCCGCCAGATTCCGCAGATTCTTGTCAACGCCCGCATGTCGGATCGCTCCATCGATCGCTGGATGCGCTACAAGTCGGTGGCGGAAGCCCTGTTCGGCAAGCTCGCACTGGTCATTGCCCAATCCGACGTCGATGCTGAGCGGTTCCGCGATCTCGGGGCCTGGCCGGTCGGGATTTCCGGCAATATCAAGGTCGACAGCGACGCTCCGCCCTGTGACGAGGCAGTTCTGGCGCGCTACATGCAGCAGATCGGCACGCGCAAGACCTGGGCTTCCATCTCGACATTCGAGGGCGAGGAAAAGATCGCCGCCATGGTGCACCGCGCCCTGAAGGCGCATACCGGCCTTTTGTCGATCGTCGTGCCCCGCCATCCCGAACGCTCCGATGAGATCGAGGCGATGATGGTGGAAAAGGGCCTGAACGTCGCGCGCCGCACCCGCGGCGACGTGATCACGGCGGAAACCGATGTCTTCCTCGGGGATACGATCGGCGAAATGGGCCTCTATCTCCGCATGACCGATATCGCTTTCGTCGGCCGCTCCCTGTCTGCCGATGGCGGACAGAATCCGCTTGAGCCGGCCATGCTCGGCTGCGCGATCCTGTCCGGTCCGCAGGTCAGCAATTTTCGCGAGAGCTATCAGCGGCTGGTGCGCAACGGCTCCGCCCGTATCGTGCGCGATGCCGAGATGCTGGCCAAAGCTGTCCATTTTCTCATGACCAACGATCTCGCCCGCACCAAGATGATGGAAGCGGGAACCGAGAGCATGCAGGAAATGCGCGGTGCGTTGACGGCAACGCTGAAAGCGCTGGAACCCTATATCAGCCCGCTTTCGGTCAAGGCCAAGCTTGAGCCGCGCACTGCCAGCCAGAGCTGA
- the lpxK gene encoding tetraacyldisaccharide 4'-kinase, which produces MVSEAPPFWWTKMDWQARCLRPVAFVYGRIAASLMNRRRRHAVAVPVICVGNFTVGGAGKTPTAIAIARAAKAKGLKPGFLSRGYGGSLDVTTVVDPQHHRSSAVGDEPLLLAREALTVISRRRVAGAERLVAEGVDLIIMDDGFQSARLKVDFALIVIDTVRGIGNGCTVPAGPVRAPIRTQMRHLDAILKVGSGNAADALVRQASRAGKPVLVANVKPRDAHDLKGKPVLAYAGIADPGKFYRTLEEVGAVIADRQGFPDHHHLADDEIADLLERADKQALRLVTTAKDQVRLVGGHGQAAMLAERSVVVEIDMAFDDPKAPDQIIDKAFVACRTRRLAAKA; this is translated from the coding sequence ATGGTTTCGGAAGCACCGCCTTTCTGGTGGACGAAGATGGATTGGCAAGCGCGCTGCCTGCGGCCGGTCGCCTTTGTCTATGGGCGGATTGCAGCAAGCCTGATGAACCGTCGGCGCCGCCATGCCGTCGCTGTGCCGGTCATCTGCGTCGGCAATTTTACCGTCGGTGGTGCCGGCAAGACCCCGACCGCGATCGCCATTGCCCGTGCCGCCAAGGCAAAAGGCCTGAAGCCTGGGTTTCTGAGCCGTGGCTATGGCGGCTCGCTCGATGTGACGACCGTCGTCGATCCGCAGCATCATCGTTCGTCTGCCGTCGGGGATGAACCCCTGCTGCTCGCCCGCGAGGCGCTGACCGTGATTTCCCGTCGCCGCGTGGCGGGCGCCGAACGCCTGGTGGCGGAGGGCGTCGATCTGATCATCATGGACGACGGCTTCCAGAGTGCGCGGTTGAAGGTCGATTTTGCCCTTATTGTCATCGACACCGTCCGCGGCATTGGCAATGGCTGCACCGTTCCGGCCGGGCCCGTGCGTGCGCCCATCCGCACCCAGATGCGCCATCTTGATGCCATCCTGAAGGTTGGATCGGGCAATGCCGCCGATGCATTGGTGCGTCAGGCGTCGCGCGCCGGAAAGCCGGTTCTGGTCGCCAATGTGAAACCGCGCGATGCGCATGACCTGAAGGGCAAGCCCGTGCTCGCCTATGCCGGCATTGCCGATCCGGGCAAGTTCTATCGCACGCTGGAGGAGGTCGGGGCCGTGATCGCCGATCGCCAGGGCTTCCCCGACCATCATCATCTCGCGGATGACGAAATCGCCGATCTTCTGGAGCGTGCGGACAAGCAGGCACTGCGGCTCGTGACCACGGCCAAGGACCAAGTGCGCCTTGTCGGCGGCCATGGTCAGGCAGCAATGCTTGCCGAAAGATCGGTCGTGGTCGAAATCGACATGGCCTTTGACGATCCTAAAGCCCCGGATCAGATCATCGACAAGGCATTCGTCGCCTGCCGGACGCGCAGGCTTGCTGCGAAAGCCTGA
- a CDS encoding HAD family hydrolase — protein sequence MNAKPEIAGILFDKDGTLLDFDASWGPVNRMVALMAADGEQALADRLLAACGMHPVSGDIVPDSLFASGNTREIAEGMIAAGSPLALSDLVPRIDDCFAEAAQLSVPITELQPLFARLHGRGLRLGIASSDNERSIRVAADRFGITQYVDFVAGYDSGHGAKPEAGMVLGFCAATGLTPAQVAVVGDNNHDLHMGQNAGAGLKIGVLSGTGSRETLTLASDMVLSDITELEAVLG from the coding sequence ATGAACGCCAAGCCAGAGATTGCCGGTATCCTTTTCGACAAGGACGGCACGTTGCTCGATTTCGACGCGAGCTGGGGTCCGGTCAATCGCATGGTGGCGCTGATGGCAGCCGATGGCGAACAGGCCTTGGCCGATCGGCTTCTGGCTGCCTGCGGCATGCATCCCGTCTCGGGCGACATCGTTCCCGACAGCCTGTTTGCCTCCGGCAACACCCGCGAGATCGCCGAGGGCATGATCGCCGCCGGTTCACCGCTGGCGCTGTCGGATCTCGTGCCGCGCATCGACGACTGCTTTGCCGAAGCGGCCCAGCTTTCGGTGCCGATCACCGAGCTTCAGCCGCTGTTTGCCCGGCTGCACGGGCGCGGTCTGCGCCTCGGCATTGCCTCGAGCGACAATGAGCGTTCGATCCGGGTCGCGGCCGATCGTTTCGGCATAACCCAGTATGTCGATTTTGTCGCCGGCTATGACAGCGGCCATGGCGCCAAGCCGGAAGCCGGCATGGTGCTCGGCTTCTGCGCCGCGACCGGCCTTACTCCCGCGCAGGTCGCCGTCGTTGGTGACAACAATCACGATCTGCACATGGGCCAGAATGCCGGCGCGGGCTTGAAGATCGGCGTTCTGTCCGGCACGGGGTCGCGCGAGACGCTGACGCTTGCCTCCGACATGGTTCTTTCCGACATCACCGAGCTTGAAGCGGTGCTCGGCTGA
- a CDS encoding DUF4170 domain-containing protein — protein MTESSDKKQLLHLVFGGELSNLEQVQFRDLNDLDIVGIFPDYASALVAWKSKAQATVDNAHMRYFIVHMHRLLNPTE, from the coding sequence ATGACCGAGTCCAGCGACAAGAAACAGCTTCTCCATCTCGTTTTTGGCGGTGAGTTGTCGAACCTCGAGCAGGTTCAGTTCCGGGATCTGAATGACCTCGATATCGTCGGTATCTTTCCGGATTACGCCAGCGCTCTGGTGGCATGGAAGTCCAAGGCACAGGCGACCGTTGACAATGCGCACATGCGTTATTTCATCGTCCACATGCACCGTCTGTTGAACCCGACCGAATAA
- a CDS encoding putative bifunctional diguanylate cyclase/phosphodiesterase: MGPAGSATEQFNQNELHAMAYTDHLTGLGNRHRLRDKARQLAADRASDPAPFTVGIVNLDGFKPINDLFGQAAGDEILCQVAHRLKACAPDGATVTRHDGDEFAIILPLVFERAGAERAGQMIKDVLSAPYDLGDRNVRLSASLGFAIYPFAGNDFEELMKSAETALYRSKRRGRGQITVYSREIAQEMKRATQLEQALRNAIINDTVDVHFQPIVRLRDNRVVGFEALARWIDPDLGFVSPAVFVPLAEERGFIDTLSETLLRKAAEATLAWPRDLFLSFNLSSCQLMDPRTSFSTLSILNSVGFDPRRLELEITETAVMTSADTARRIIKDLKDAGIRISLDDFGTGQSSLGRLREFTFDKVKIDRAFVSAITTDRTSEHIIKAIVTMCEGLDLEVVAEGIETEAEADKLRALGCGMGQGYFFGKPVDTAATLRYLSEHHHEFALVERASA; this comes from the coding sequence ATGGGCCCCGCTGGATCTGCCACCGAGCAGTTTAACCAGAACGAATTGCACGCAATGGCCTACACCGATCATCTGACCGGTCTGGGTAATCGTCACCGGCTGCGTGACAAGGCTCGCCAACTGGCCGCCGATCGGGCCTCTGATCCCGCGCCATTCACCGTCGGCATCGTCAATCTTGATGGTTTCAAGCCGATCAACGACCTTTTCGGCCAGGCGGCCGGCGACGAAATCCTCTGCCAGGTTGCCCATCGCCTGAAGGCCTGCGCTCCCGACGGTGCCACAGTCACCCGCCACGACGGTGACGAGTTTGCCATCATCCTGCCTTTGGTCTTCGAGCGCGCCGGTGCCGAACGCGCCGGCCAGATGATCAAGGACGTCTTGTCCGCTCCCTACGACCTCGGCGACCGCAATGTGCGCCTCTCCGCCTCGCTCGGTTTTGCCATCTATCCATTTGCCGGCAATGATTTCGAGGAACTGATGAAGAGCGCCGAGACAGCGCTCTATCGCTCGAAACGCCGCGGCCGCGGCCAGATCACCGTCTATTCCCGCGAGATCGCCCAGGAAATGAAGCGCGCCACCCAGCTGGAGCAGGCCCTTCGCAACGCCATCATCAACGACACGGTCGATGTGCATTTCCAGCCGATCGTGCGTCTGCGCGACAACCGTGTCGTCGGCTTTGAAGCACTCGCCCGCTGGATCGATCCCGATCTCGGGTTTGTCTCTCCGGCTGTATTCGTGCCGCTGGCCGAAGAGCGCGGCTTTATCGATACCCTGTCGGAAACGCTGCTGCGCAAGGCGGCCGAAGCAACGCTCGCGTGGCCGCGCGACCTGTTCCTGTCCTTCAACCTGTCTTCATGCCAGCTGATGGATCCGCGCACCTCGTTCAGCACGCTCTCCATTCTCAACAGCGTCGGCTTTGATCCGCGACGGCTGGAACTGGAAATCACCGAAACCGCCGTGATGACCTCGGCCGATACCGCGCGCCGGATCATCAAGGATCTGAAGGATGCCGGCATCCGCATCTCGCTGGATGACTTCGGCACGGGCCAGTCGAGCCTCGGCCGGCTGCGCGAATTCACCTTCGACAAGGTCAAGATTGATCGCGCCTTCGTCTCGGCCATCACAACCGATCGCACGTCCGAGCACATCATCAAGGCGATCGTCACGATGTGCGAGGGCCTGGATCTCGAAGTGGTCGCCGAAGGCATCGAGACGGAGGCGGAAGCCGACAAGTTGCGTGCGCTCGGCTGCGGCATGGGGCAGGGCTACTTTTTTGGCAAGCCGGTCGATACCGCAGCCACCTTGCGCTATCTCAGCGAACATCACCACGAATTCGCCCTCGTCGAGCGCGCTTCTGCCTGA
- a CDS encoding LysR substrate-binding domain-containing protein produces MTSFRSLIPSANALVIFEVAGRHENFTRAAEELGMSQVAVSYAIRGLEQQLGAQLFERQHRAAKLTEVGERFHADVSAGLSRIGRAAEDIRSKGREVNVTLAASTAFASMWMLPRLTALRADLADIDLRIQTSVRDLDLEDEAIPLGVRGGDPKDWPHYHAAQLAPEVITAVASPAFVEAHGRPDTPLALAQHRLIWLEEPVRQACNWPEWFASAGIDYKPTGRRLAINDYVLVVQAVLAGEGIALGWTHLVDRLVKQGQLVEVGGHALLTGNAFYVVWPRSRELNGAATRVRDWLLAQA; encoded by the coding sequence ATGACAAGTTTTCGCAGCCTGATCCCTTCGGCGAATGCGCTGGTGATTTTCGAAGTGGCCGGCCGGCATGAGAATTTCACCCGCGCGGCTGAAGAGCTCGGCATGTCGCAGGTGGCGGTCTCCTATGCCATCCGCGGCCTGGAACAGCAGCTCGGCGCCCAGCTGTTCGAACGCCAGCACCGGGCCGCCAAGCTGACGGAGGTCGGCGAACGCTTCCATGCGGATGTCTCGGCCGGACTTTCGCGGATCGGCCGGGCAGCGGAAGACATCCGCAGCAAGGGGCGCGAAGTCAACGTCACGCTTGCCGCATCGACGGCCTTTGCGTCGATGTGGATGCTGCCGCGCTTGACCGCCTTGCGCGCGGACCTGGCGGATATCGATCTGCGTATCCAGACCAGCGTGCGCGATCTCGACCTTGAGGATGAGGCGATCCCGCTCGGTGTGCGTGGTGGCGATCCGAAGGACTGGCCGCATTATCACGCAGCCCAGCTTGCGCCTGAAGTGATCACGGCGGTGGCAAGCCCCGCCTTTGTCGAGGCGCATGGCCGGCCCGACACGCCGCTGGCTCTGGCGCAACATCGGCTGATCTGGCTGGAGGAGCCGGTGCGGCAAGCCTGCAACTGGCCCGAATGGTTCGCATCGGCCGGGATCGACTACAAGCCGACGGGACGGCGTCTGGCGATCAACGACTATGTCCTGGTGGTCCAGGCTGTGCTTGCCGGCGAAGGCATCGCGCTCGGCTGGACGCATCTGGTCGATCGCCTGGTGAAGCAGGGGCAACTGGTCGAGGTCGGAGGTCACGCACTGCTGACGGGCAACGCCTTCTACGTGGTCTGGCCGCGATCCCGCGAGCTCAATGGCGCAGCGACCCGGGTGCGCGACTGGCTGCTGGCGCAGGCCTGA